One part of the Bacillota bacterium genome encodes these proteins:
- a CDS encoding DUF1405 domain-containing protein has product MRVIQCAWDFLMSVPRDRRWLTLLIPVNLLGSLYGFNWYKEQLAGTALRYWPVVPDSPLSCLLFSFVLILIYARKRFRPLEGVAYISMLKYGFWTMFVFAQAWIARKAAFPEEMFLFASHFGMAIEAVLFSRYFSPGRPAILACGLWSVFNDYMDYFRGFHPTLPMMEFYQSVRVVSMASTYIVILGLILWGRDRSTELGAG; this is encoded by the coding sequence GTGAGAGTTATCCAGTGTGCCTGGGATTTCCTGATGAGCGTCCCCCGCGACAGGCGGTGGCTTACCCTGCTCATTCCGGTGAATCTGCTGGGTTCGTTGTACGGTTTCAACTGGTACAAGGAGCAACTGGCCGGTACCGCGCTCAGGTACTGGCCGGTTGTCCCCGACTCTCCACTTTCGTGCCTGCTATTCAGTTTTGTCCTTATACTGATCTACGCGAGAAAGCGGTTCCGCCCGCTCGAGGGTGTAGCGTATATCTCTATGCTAAAATACGGGTTCTGGACGATGTTCGTGTTCGCCCAGGCCTGGATCGCTCGTAAGGCCGCATTTCCCGAGGAGATGTTCCTCTTCGCGAGCCACTTCGGCATGGCGATCGAGGCGGTCCTGTTCTCACGGTACTTCTCCCCGGGCAGGCCCGCCATACTCGCGTGCGGGTTGTGGTCTGTGTTCAACGACTACATGGACTATTTCAGGGGTTTTCACCCGACACTCCCGATGATGGAGTTCTACCAGTCGGTCCGCGTGGTCAGTATGGCGAGCACGTACATCGTGATCCTGGGACTCATCCTCTGGGGCAGGGACCGATCCACGGAGCTGGGCGCCGGATGA
- a CDS encoding ABC transporter ATP-binding protein has product MSGITKIYTIGEVQVQALAGVDFVVNEGEMTAIMGPSGSGKSTLMNIIGCLDRASSGTYLLAGEDVTEKDDNELAHIRNRRIGFVFQSFNLLPRLTAMENVALPLVYRGIPVRDRLERALEALASVGLDSRTHHRPNQLSGGQQQRVAIARALCSNPSILLADEPTGNLDSRAGDEVLSIFKGLNAAGMTVVVVTHDQNVAAHCRRIIRLRDGRVVSDETNAGAGVGGGNTQ; this is encoded by the coding sequence ATGAGCGGCATCACCAAGATCTACACTATCGGCGAGGTGCAGGTGCAGGCGCTCGCGGGAGTCGACTTCGTGGTGAACGAGGGGGAGATGACCGCGATCATGGGACCGTCTGGTTCGGGAAAGTCGACCTTGATGAACATAATCGGCTGCCTCGACCGCGCGAGTTCCGGCACTTACCTGCTGGCCGGCGAGGACGTGACCGAGAAGGACGATAACGAACTCGCGCACATCCGCAACCGGCGGATCGGTTTCGTGTTCCAGTCGTTCAACCTCCTACCGAGGTTGACCGCGATGGAGAACGTCGCGCTACCGCTCGTATACAGGGGCATCCCGGTCAGGGACAGGCTCGAGCGGGCCTTGGAAGCGCTTGCGTCCGTTGGCCTGGATTCGAGGACGCACCACAGGCCAAACCAGCTCTCGGGTGGCCAGCAGCAGAGGGTCGCCATCGCGCGGGCTCTTTGCTCGAACCCGTCGATCCTGCTGGCGGACGAGCCTACAGGGAACCTGGACTCAAGGGCTGGCGACGAGGTACTCTCGATATTCAAGGGATTGAACGCGGCGGGCATGACCGTCGTGGTCGTGACGCACGACCAGAACGTCGCGGCGCATTGCAGGCGGATCATACGCCTGCGCGACGGCCGTGTGGTCAGCGACGAGACCAACGCGGGAGCCGGTGTCGGAGGCGGCAACACACAGTGA
- a CDS encoding NUDIX domain-containing protein has protein sequence MLKEVSSGAIAYFMDNWPVDVGPVTSQSAGEAGREPRILMIHDAFGQWTFPKGLVEDGESVEETALRELREETGIEGTIEHSLGRAHYFYHTSGRDLVSKTVHYFLVRSEPREPVPLLAEIRDAKWVDLVETRRLNGYRNNLDVLDKAIELIERHSRK, from the coding sequence ATGCTCAAGGAGGTTTCGTCGGGCGCGATCGCATACTTTATGGACAACTGGCCTGTCGATGTGGGGCCAGTAACGTCGCAATCCGCAGGGGAGGCCGGCCGTGAACCGCGGATCCTCATGATCCACGACGCATTCGGGCAGTGGACGTTCCCCAAGGGCCTGGTCGAGGACGGCGAAAGCGTTGAGGAGACCGCTTTGAGGGAGCTCAGGGAGGAGACGGGGATCGAGGGAACGATCGAGCATAGCCTCGGTCGCGCCCACTACTTCTACCACACCTCCGGCAGGGACCTCGTTTCCAAGACGGTTCACTACTTCCTGGTGAGGTCGGAGCCGCGTGAGCCGGTCCCGCTGCTGGCGGAGATCCGCGACGCAAAATGGGTGGATCTGGTCGAAACCAGGCGACTCAACGGATACCGCAACAACCTCGACGTGCTGGACAAGGCTATAGAACTGATCGAGAGGCACTCACGGAAGTAG
- a CDS encoding EamA family transporter, with product MGSVLKGETAAVAAALLWGVNYSTVKLVLKSMPEPQFLLLRFAISTCVMAVWLKLRGETLIVERRHLAPVLALGIAGVGIFNILWTYGIHRTTASNAAVLIATSPIIAGLYSALLRIERPAPRRFVGTALAFAGVYAIVAASPAGRFDPKSGSLSGNLLVFTSAFLSAFYSVTAKPLLGCYSPLKLTALAMAGGLPVLVPFGLVHGDFSALAGLAPATWLQFAYVVACGTVISFTLWYQGIRDSGPLKTTLFHFLVPTVSMVVAPLILGEIVSRAQIAGAVLVFTGVVIARGTTPRQSPQTRASA from the coding sequence ATGGGCTCCGTGTTGAAGGGTGAGACTGCGGCAGTCGCCGCCGCCCTTCTCTGGGGGGTCAATTATTCCACCGTGAAGCTGGTCCTCAAATCGATGCCGGAGCCCCAGTTCCTCCTGTTGCGCTTCGCCATCTCCACCTGCGTCATGGCGGTGTGGTTGAAGCTCAGGGGCGAGACCCTCATCGTAGAACGCAGGCACCTGGCGCCGGTGCTGGCGCTCGGAATCGCCGGGGTGGGCATCTTCAACATCCTGTGGACATACGGCATACACAGGACGACCGCGTCGAATGCCGCGGTCCTCATCGCTACCTCCCCGATTATTGCGGGACTGTACTCGGCGTTGCTGCGAATCGAGCGCCCAGCTCCGCGCCGGTTTGTGGGAACAGCCCTTGCGTTCGCCGGGGTGTATGCGATCGTCGCCGCTTCGCCGGCCGGCAGGTTTGACCCCAAGTCCGGCAGTCTTTCAGGTAACCTGCTGGTCTTCACCAGCGCGTTCCTGAGCGCGTTTTACTCGGTTACGGCTAAACCGTTGCTCGGGTGCTACTCCCCACTGAAGCTCACAGCGCTCGCTATGGCGGGAGGGCTCCCGGTCCTTGTCCCGTTCGGACTGGTCCACGGCGACTTCTCGGCGCTTGCCGGGCTCGCCCCCGCGACCTGGCTGCAGTTCGCCTACGTCGTGGCCTGCGGAACCGTCATCTCGTTCACGCTGTGGTACCAGGGCATACGGGACTCCGGTCCGCTCAAGACGACGCTGTTTCATTTCCTGGTTCCCACGGTATCCATGGTGGTGGCGCCACTGATCCTCGGCGAGATTGTCTCGCGTGCGCAGATCGCCGGGGCCGTGCTGGTCTTCACAGGGGTCGTGATCGCGAGGGGGACCACACCACGGCAGAGCCCGCAAACCCGCGCGAGCGCGTAG
- a CDS encoding ABC transporter ATP-binding protein: MLEIKSLDVFYGAIHALKGVSVKVNEGEIVTLIGANGAGKSTCLKTISGLLRPKSGDILFQGKSIKEMPAHKIAEGGISHVPEGRRVFANMSVFENLELGAYPRNDKDGVREDMEKVFKRFPRLLERRNQLAGTLSGGEQQMLSIGRGLMTKPKILLLDEPSMGLAPLLVREIFDIIKELNREGVTVMLVEQNAHMALSIASRAYVLETGRITLEGLACELREDPHVKKAYLGE; this comes from the coding sequence ATGCTGGAGATTAAGAGCCTGGACGTCTTCTACGGCGCGATTCACGCGCTGAAGGGCGTGTCGGTCAAGGTCAACGAGGGGGAGATCGTCACGCTGATAGGCGCCAACGGCGCCGGCAAGAGCACCTGCCTTAAGACCATATCCGGCCTTCTCCGGCCGAAGTCGGGGGACATCCTCTTCCAGGGGAAGTCGATAAAAGAGATGCCCGCGCACAAGATCGCGGAGGGCGGGATATCTCATGTCCCCGAGGGGCGACGCGTGTTCGCCAACATGTCGGTGTTCGAGAACCTCGAACTCGGGGCGTATCCGAGAAACGACAAGGATGGCGTCCGCGAAGACATGGAGAAGGTATTCAAGCGGTTCCCGAGACTCCTCGAGCGCAGGAACCAGCTTGCGGGGACGCTCTCGGGCGGCGAACAGCAGATGCTCTCCATCGGCAGAGGGCTCATGACGAAGCCGAAAATCCTCCTTCTGGACGAGCCGTCGATGGGCCTCGCGCCCCTGCTGGTACGCGAGATATTCGACATCATAAAGGAGCTCAACCGGGAAGGTGTCACGGTGATGCTCGTCGAGCAGAACGCGCACATGGCGTTGTCCATCGCCAGCAGGGCGTACGTCCTGGAGACGGGGCGTATTACGCTCGAAGGTTTGGCGTGCGAGCTCAGGGAAGACCCGCACGTGAAGAAGGCCTACCTGGGCGAGTAG
- a CDS encoding PspC domain-containing protein, with protein MKRLYRSRTDKMLFGVAGGIAKYFEVDVVLVRLLWVLAILAGPGVPAYIIAAIIIPEEPKSCYPTGGRDAGRAPAPKPAEQAAPQATPDEGRPEDGAGPGDGQDGGPGGYGQAGGREVSGESGGSSSRLFGYVLILLGAYFLARAVLPGWWWAQFWWIRPDHLWPLILVAIGIAIILRRQSR; from the coding sequence ATGAAGAGGCTGTACAGGTCGAGGACCGATAAGATGCTTTTCGGAGTGGCGGGTGGCATAGCAAAGTACTTCGAAGTTGACGTCGTGCTGGTGCGGCTCCTGTGGGTGCTCGCGATCCTCGCGGGCCCCGGGGTCCCCGCCTACATCATAGCGGCGATAATCATCCCCGAAGAACCCAAGTCCTGCTACCCGACCGGAGGTCGCGACGCCGGACGGGCGCCGGCCCCAAAGCCCGCCGAACAGGCTGCACCACAGGCCACTCCCGACGAAGGGCGGCCTGAGGACGGCGCCGGTCCCGGAGATGGGCAGGACGGGGGCCCGGGTGGATACGGGCAGGCGGGGGGCCGGGAGGTTTCGGGCGAGAGCGGCGGTTCCTCGAGCCGGTTGTTCGGGTACGTCTTGATACTCCTTGGCGCCTACTTCCTGGCGCGCGCTGTTCTCCCGGGCTGGTGGTGGGCGCAGTTCTGGTGGATCAGGCCCGATCACCTCTGGCCTCTCATTCTGGTGGCTATCGGAATAGCGATAATCCTCAGGAGGCAGTCGAGGTAA
- a CDS encoding ABC transporter ATP-binding protein, whose translation MALLEIRDLTINFGGLRAVAGFNLFLETGDLKGLIGPNGAGKTTVFNMLTGVYRPDTGRVALEDKSLIGLKPHQITSLGLSRTFQNIRLFKGLSVLDNVRIALHLGARCSVAEAVFRLPRYYAEEKRIADRAIELLSVFRLDDRKDAIASGLPYGEQRRLEIARALATNPKVLLLDEPAAGMNPQESQELMSLIKWINKEFNLTILLIEHHMEVVMGVCQRITVLDYGVTIAEGSPGEIKRNPRVIEAYLGEEVRDAGD comes from the coding sequence GTGGCGTTACTTGAGATCAGGGACCTTACGATCAACTTCGGGGGCCTGAGGGCAGTGGCGGGGTTCAACCTCTTTCTCGAGACGGGAGACCTGAAGGGCCTGATCGGCCCAAACGGCGCCGGCAAGACCACGGTGTTCAACATGCTGACTGGGGTCTACAGGCCGGACACCGGCCGTGTAGCGCTTGAAGACAAGTCCCTTATCGGGTTGAAACCGCACCAGATCACCTCGCTGGGCCTTTCGAGGACTTTCCAGAATATCAGGCTCTTCAAGGGCCTTTCGGTACTGGACAACGTCCGCATCGCTCTCCACCTCGGGGCCAGGTGCAGCGTTGCGGAGGCGGTGTTCCGCCTGCCGAGGTATTATGCTGAAGAGAAGCGGATAGCCGACCGGGCAATTGAACTTCTGAGCGTATTCAGACTGGATGACCGCAAGGACGCGATTGCGTCGGGCCTGCCGTATGGCGAACAGCGCCGCCTGGAGATAGCGCGGGCCCTGGCCACCAATCCGAAGGTCCTGCTGCTCGACGAGCCTGCGGCCGGCATGAACCCACAGGAAAGCCAGGAGCTCATGAGCCTGATCAAGTGGATCAACAAGGAGTTCAACCTGACGATCCTCCTCATCGAGCACCACATGGAGGTCGTCATGGGGGTATGCCAGCGGATCACCGTCCTTGACTACGGTGTCACGATCGCGGAAGGATCTCCCGGCGAGATCAAGCGGAACCCCAGGGTAATTGAGGCGTATCTCGGGGAGGAGGTCCGCGATGCTGGAGATTAA
- a CDS encoding homoserine dehydrogenase, with translation MRRFGAEQGGTAVAVSLLGFGGVGQEIYRQIVSSERELLAMCRCPVFVHRILVKDDVEASSARTAVADPASVTTDFEETLKASILVEAIGGVEPAYSYVMTGIERGCSIVTVNKDLMGVYGPAILRAALERKVVVDYEATVGGAVPVLGPIREHLAPAGIYQVTGVFSGTCNNLLTQMKDRLLSLREGLDASKKAGATEPDPRRDTSGRDSAAKIALTLTEAFGFWFEPSEVATEGVEGVSLVDMAFALEARHCIKLIGLARRLHGSQFWAAVFPAMVPADSLLGRVEGHDGAVVVSGEGFGRVVLQGTAAGPRAVAAKVIAGIARIARRAGCEPDYRVPSGTAALTRTEPTMPHYARLRGDALPSPRLADLVLSEFAGRRLTPTWHRSETSDGGVDLAVFLPPCTRDELHGVLQALKSVHGISTCAIYRVIDDSV, from the coding sequence ATGCGTAGGTTCGGTGCGGAACAGGGTGGAACCGCGGTGGCGGTTTCTTTGCTCGGGTTCGGGGGCGTGGGCCAGGAAATATACCGCCAGATTGTATCCAGTGAACGCGAACTCCTGGCGATGTGCAGATGTCCCGTCTTCGTGCACCGGATTCTTGTCAAAGACGACGTTGAAGCATCGTCGGCCAGGACGGCAGTAGCAGACCCGGCGTCCGTTACCACTGACTTCGAAGAGACCCTCAAGGCATCCATACTGGTGGAGGCAATCGGTGGCGTCGAACCGGCCTATTCTTATGTAATGACGGGCATCGAGCGCGGTTGCTCGATTGTGACCGTTAACAAGGACCTGATGGGCGTGTATGGGCCGGCCATTCTGCGGGCGGCGCTGGAGCGGAAGGTCGTGGTCGACTACGAGGCGACGGTCGGGGGCGCGGTACCGGTACTCGGTCCAATCCGAGAGCACCTTGCACCCGCAGGCATATACCAGGTTACAGGCGTCTTCAGCGGAACGTGCAACAACCTTCTGACCCAGATGAAAGACAGGCTGCTCTCGTTGCGAGAAGGGCTCGACGCCAGCAAGAAGGCCGGCGCTACCGAACCCGACCCGAGGAGAGACACGAGCGGGCGCGATTCCGCTGCGAAGATTGCGCTCACCCTGACCGAGGCCTTCGGGTTCTGGTTCGAGCCTTCCGAAGTCGCGACCGAGGGTGTGGAGGGTGTGAGCCTGGTCGACATGGCCTTCGCCCTCGAGGCGCGCCACTGCATAAAGCTGATCGGACTTGCGCGCCGCCTGCACGGGTCCCAGTTCTGGGCAGCAGTCTTCCCGGCAATGGTCCCCGCGGACAGCCTGCTCGGCCGGGTGGAGGGGCACGATGGAGCGGTCGTGGTCAGCGGCGAGGGCTTCGGACGCGTCGTACTGCAGGGGACCGCGGCAGGCCCGCGTGCGGTGGCGGCCAAGGTCATCGCAGGCATCGCAAGAATAGCCCGGAGGGCCGGTTGCGAACCCGACTACCGAGTCCCGTCCGGGACTGCGGCTCTGACCCGGACGGAACCGACCATGCCCCACTACGCCCGATTACGTGGGGACGCCTTGCCGTCACCGCGCCTCGCCGACCTCGTGCTTTCGGAGTTTGCCGGCCGGCGTCTCACCCCTACCTGGCACAGGTCCGAAACCAGCGACGGCGGCGTCGACCTCGCGGTGTTTCTTCCCCCATGCACCAGGGATGAACTGCATGGCGTTCTCCAGGCCCTGAAATCGGTCCACGGTATATCTACATGCGCGATCTACAGGGTTATCGACGACTCCGTGTGA
- a CDS encoding carboxymuconolactone decarboxylase family protein → MWDIEEIKRDRATYDRKLFESGRLFKDLEDLEVTAFKDGAIPRKYKELMGLAVSLNVKCYPCVQFHVDAAMAAGATREDVLETLACAVAMGGAVTQVVARFALKVLERWEDR, encoded by the coding sequence ATGTGGGACATTGAGGAGATCAAGAGGGACCGCGCGACGTACGACCGCAAGCTATTCGAATCGGGCCGGCTGTTCAAAGACCTCGAAGACCTTGAAGTCACCGCATTCAAGGACGGGGCCATTCCCAGGAAGTACAAGGAACTCATGGGGTTGGCGGTGTCATTGAACGTCAAGTGCTATCCGTGTGTCCAGTTTCACGTCGACGCAGCCATGGCGGCCGGGGCCACGAGGGAAGACGTGCTTGAGACACTGGCATGTGCGGTCGCCATGGGGGGAGCCGTAACCCAGGTGGTCGCGAGGTTTGCCCTGAAAGTCCTGGAACGCTGGGAGGACAGGTAG
- a CDS encoding branched-chain amino acid ABC transporter permease, with amino-acid sequence MLTGFLRTFVAPAVALAVMYKVVVALFGRNDYYMYVLTLACMNVILATSLNLINGFTGQFSLGHAGFMAVGAYVAGSLTKFAQISFIPALLVGAVAAAMAGVLVGLPTLRLKGDYLAIATLGFGEIIRMLIIASDQIGMKFLEGPRGVMGITKFTSFAWAYLLAAISVWVIANFIWSTHGRACISVREDEVAAEAMGVDTTRYKVMAFSIGAGFAGLAGGLHGHFLQMLHPSSYDFLKSVDYIVMVVVGGMGSLTGSVVAAVFLTVFNEVLRRVMELRMLVYASCLVAIMLTRPQGLLGGKEFSLGIFRFLVPPSKRPSVRSDERGVT; translated from the coding sequence CGCTCTCGCCGTGATGTACAAGGTCGTCGTTGCGCTGTTCGGTAGGAACGACTACTACATGTACGTGCTTACCCTTGCGTGCATGAACGTCATACTGGCAACAAGCCTCAACCTGATCAACGGCTTCACAGGGCAGTTCTCCCTCGGGCATGCCGGTTTCATGGCGGTGGGTGCCTATGTCGCCGGCTCTCTGACGAAGTTCGCGCAGATATCGTTCATACCCGCTCTGCTTGTCGGGGCTGTCGCCGCCGCAATGGCCGGCGTCCTGGTGGGCCTACCGACCCTCCGGCTGAAGGGTGACTACCTCGCCATCGCCACCCTGGGATTCGGCGAGATAATCAGGATGCTCATAATAGCATCCGACCAGATAGGGATGAAGTTTCTCGAGGGGCCCCGCGGCGTGATGGGGATCACCAAGTTCACCTCGTTCGCCTGGGCTTATCTCCTCGCGGCCATTTCGGTGTGGGTCATAGCCAACTTCATCTGGTCGACCCACGGACGGGCGTGCATCTCCGTCCGCGAAGACGAGGTTGCCGCCGAAGCGATGGGCGTCGACACGACCAGGTACAAGGTCATGGCCTTCAGCATCGGCGCCGGTTTTGCCGGTCTGGCCGGCGGGCTACACGGGCACTTCCTGCAGATGCTACACCCGTCGTCTTACGACTTTCTCAAGTCCGTCGACTACATCGTGATGGTCGTCGTGGGCGGGATGGGGAGCCTGACTGGTTCCGTGGTCGCAGCCGTGTTCCTCACGGTGTTTAACGAGGTCCTGAGGAGGGTAATGGAACTCAGGATGCTCGTGTACGCGTCATGTCTGGTTGCCATAATGCTCACCAGACCCCAGGGCCTGTTAGGAGGCAAGGAGTTCAGTCTCGGCATCTTCAGATTCCTGGTGCCCCCGTCAAAGCGGCCCAGTGTTAGGAGTGATGAGCGTGGCGTTACTTGA
- a CDS encoding sigma-70 family RNA polymerase sigma factor — protein sequence MNEEEIIGRCLAGDSEAFEGLILAYQKPVFSLAHRMTGNPEDAMDVAQESFLKAFRSLSTFRRGSPFRPWLLRITANTANDLMRRRAHVAWMPAGGGPEMEIPDLSAGPEEMAERTEERDSVRAALMSLSPEYRTVVELFHVQGLSLAEIVQITGLNLTIVKNRLFRARKMLRERLLQETAPAVRPAAGQAGGREVIA from the coding sequence GTGAACGAAGAGGAGATTATAGGCCGGTGCCTGGCCGGGGATTCAGAGGCCTTCGAAGGCCTTATCCTGGCATACCAGAAGCCGGTTTTCAGCCTCGCTCACCGCATGACGGGCAACCCGGAAGATGCGATGGATGTGGCGCAGGAGTCGTTCCTGAAAGCGTTCCGCTCGCTATCGACCTTCCGCCGGGGCAGCCCGTTCAGGCCCTGGCTCTTGAGGATAACGGCGAACACCGCAAACGACCTCATGAGACGGAGGGCGCACGTGGCGTGGATGCCGGCCGGGGGCGGACCGGAGATGGAGATCCCCGACCTGTCCGCGGGGCCCGAGGAAATGGCCGAAAGGACTGAAGAGCGTGATTCCGTGAGGGCGGCGCTGATGAGTCTGTCGCCCGAATACAGGACGGTCGTGGAGCTGTTCCACGTTCAAGGCCTGTCGCTGGCGGAAATCGTGCAGATCACCGGGTTGAACCTGACGATCGTCAAGAACAGGCTGTTCAGGGCGAGGAAGATGTTACGAGAGCGGCTCCTGCAGGAGACCGCACCGGCCGTCAGGCCGGCCGCCGGTCAGGCCGGTGGAAGAGAGGTGATAGCATGA